A window of the Vibrio fluvialis genome harbors these coding sequences:
- the lptG gene encoding LPS export ABC transporter permease LptG yields the protein MFKILDWYIGRTIIATTILVLTTFSGLSGIIKYVEQLRKVGNGTYDLMQALLFVVLSIPRDIEMFFPMAALLGALIGLGALAASSELVVMQAAGFSKLDIGLSVLKTAVPLMIIITLLGEWGAPQAQKAARDLRAFATSGGQILSVRTGVWARDANDFIFIGKIDDNHLYGLNMWRFDEQKQLRTVIFAKQVDYLGENEWMMKNVEVTDMNNDVVITKQSLPQYSWETSLAPDKLAVVTVKPEELALSGLYDYVHYLKASEQDASRYELAFWRKITQPFSIAVMMLMALSFIFGPLRSVTMGARILSGVIAGFTFYISSEFFGPLSLVYGIPPVFGAVAPSLVFLTIALLLLRRKL from the coding sequence GTGTTTAAGATTCTTGACTGGTACATTGGCCGGACCATCATCGCAACCACTATCTTAGTGTTGACGACCTTTAGCGGTTTGTCGGGCATCATCAAATATGTCGAACAGCTGCGCAAAGTCGGTAACGGTACTTATGACCTGATGCAGGCGCTATTGTTTGTGGTGCTGAGTATTCCGCGCGACATTGAGATGTTTTTCCCGATGGCAGCTCTGTTGGGCGCGCTGATTGGTCTTGGTGCGCTCGCGGCGAGCTCTGAACTGGTCGTCATGCAGGCCGCAGGCTTTTCCAAATTGGATATCGGCCTGTCGGTACTGAAAACCGCAGTGCCGCTGATGATCATCATTACTCTGCTTGGCGAATGGGGCGCACCACAAGCACAGAAAGCGGCGCGTGATTTACGTGCGTTTGCCACATCCGGTGGTCAGATTCTGTCAGTTAGAACGGGGGTGTGGGCCCGGGATGCCAACGATTTTATCTTCATTGGTAAGATTGATGACAACCATCTGTACGGTCTCAACATGTGGCGTTTCGACGAACAGAAACAACTGCGCACGGTTATTTTTGCCAAGCAGGTGGATTACCTCGGTGAGAATGAGTGGATGATGAAAAATGTGGAAGTGACTGACATGAATAACGATGTCGTGATTACTAAACAGTCACTGCCACAGTACAGCTGGGAAACCTCTCTGGCACCGGACAAACTCGCCGTCGTTACAGTGAAGCCTGAAGAGCTGGCGCTGAGCGGTTTGTATGATTACGTGCATTATCTGAAAGCGTCAGAGCAGGATGCTTCGCGTTATGAACTGGCGTTCTGGCGTAAGATCACTCAGCCGTTTTCGATTGCGGTGATGATGCTGATGGCGCTGTCGTTTATCTTTGGTCCGCTGCGTAGCGTCACCATGGGGGCGAGAATCCTGTCTGGCGTGATTGCGGGCTTTACGTTCTACATTTCCAGCGAGTTCTTTGGGCCGCTCAGTCTGGTGTATGGCATCCCGCCTGTGTTTGGCGCGGTGGCTCCCAGCCTGGTATTTCTGACCATCGCGCTGTTGCTGCTAAGACGAAAACTGTAA
- a CDS encoding RDD family protein → MHTSTLPPAGLFRRLGALFYDSLVVMAILMIAGGVVVAVLEALVATGLFSYAPYQDAGELLTRHPIWSPVYTLYLAATWIYFFVYFWTRGGQTLGMRAWKIVVCNQNGDRISATQALIRLATSVFGLGNLTVPLDPKKRAFQDMWAKTQVLVLPKVR, encoded by the coding sequence ATGCACACATCAACTTTGCCTCCTGCAGGACTGTTTCGCCGTCTGGGCGCCCTGTTTTATGATTCCCTGGTCGTGATGGCTATTCTGATGATTGCCGGTGGCGTTGTCGTCGCAGTGTTAGAAGCTCTGGTTGCCACCGGACTGTTCAGTTACGCGCCTTATCAGGACGCAGGGGAACTTCTGACTCGCCACCCAATCTGGAGCCCGGTGTACACCTTGTATCTGGCTGCGACTTGGATCTACTTCTTTGTCTATTTCTGGACACGTGGCGGGCAAACACTGGGCATGCGCGCCTGGAAAATTGTGGTGTGCAATCAGAATGGCGATCGCATCTCAGCCACTCAGGCTCTGATTCGCTTGGCAACATCCGTTTTTGGTCTGGGCAATCTGACGGTTCCGCTTGACCCGAAAAAACGTGCCTTTCAGGATATGTGGGCCAAGACCCAAGTTCTCGTGCTGCCAAAAGTACGCTAA